A genome region from Schaalia sp. 19OD2882 includes the following:
- a CDS encoding DNA translocase FtsK has translation MASKSTPKKSGAQARKSSAAAGGATQARPSAAASAAGGLAAFFSACGRFARATWQAWRAVDPQVKRDALAFVAIAVAVLVALREWFGISGAAGDVIHHMSAGSVGIFSVVLPLVLLALSVELFRARAGTHALPHHVAGGAGITTALAGLVHVTKGNPPFDPVEGIEAAGGVIGWFIARPLTHLLSPWGAAALLVLLLVYSLLLATRTRVAEVPQRLRALVAALAGDAKRASAEESPAQARKRIRRESRQGLAAGEDPFLDSYDGDESFRNAVDTAPGPAAAGADPAAPPTPVLPTIPVREATPAKGVTEVLGEVECLTRTEDDWQDEGVAVPPASAGAPSVPGAAASGTELAPPPVTDEPGDSYQDALDADLAYALPTEDFLIKGAPHMTRSAVNDQVVQALQQVFAEFNVDAKVTGFSRGPTVTRYEVVLGPGVKVDRLTNLSKNIAYAVASADVRILAPIPGKSAIGVEIPNADRETVALGDVLRSGAAKRNQHPLVVGVGKDVEGGYVVTNLAKTPHLLVAGQTGSGKSSFVNSMITSIMMRATPRQVRMILVDPKRVELTIYEGIPHLISPIITDPKKAAEALEWVVREMDARYDDLATYGFKHVDDFNKAIEAGQVTALPGLDRKLRPYPYLLVVVDELADLMMVAPRDVEASIQRITQLARAAGIHLVLATQRPSVDVVTGLIKANVPSRLAFATSSLTDSRTILDQPGAEKLIGQGDALYLPAGAGKPMRVQGAWVTESEIHQVVQHVKSQMEASYREDVVAPAQTKKVAEDIGDDLDDLLQAAELVVSTQLGSTSMLQRKLRVGFARAGRLMDLLESRGVVGPSEGSKARQVLVQPEQLPEVLAMLRGETQPAPAPVPPAPAESASGAPDLASPPPPMPPSIPPSQATTEVLDPDPTRVVPQVSRESDPAIPVLPEDPFVGDEDDDPYAGHDFGGAHPHWVDEEPDEGEDAWQLTGR, from the coding sequence CGGGCCGTGGACCCCCAGGTCAAACGCGATGCGTTGGCGTTCGTGGCCATCGCAGTGGCGGTGTTGGTGGCTCTTCGGGAGTGGTTCGGAATCTCCGGGGCTGCCGGAGATGTCATCCACCACATGTCGGCGGGCTCGGTCGGAATCTTCTCCGTGGTCCTGCCGCTGGTCCTCCTGGCCCTGTCGGTGGAACTCTTCCGTGCACGCGCGGGCACCCACGCCCTGCCGCACCACGTGGCCGGTGGCGCCGGAATCACCACGGCCCTTGCCGGTCTGGTCCATGTGACGAAGGGAAACCCGCCCTTCGACCCGGTCGAGGGCATCGAAGCGGCCGGGGGAGTGATCGGTTGGTTCATTGCCCGCCCCCTCACCCACCTCCTGTCCCCGTGGGGGGCGGCGGCGCTCCTCGTCCTGCTGCTCGTGTACTCGCTGTTGCTGGCCACCCGCACGCGTGTGGCCGAGGTTCCGCAGCGCCTGCGCGCCCTCGTCGCCGCGCTTGCCGGGGACGCCAAGCGCGCCTCGGCCGAGGAGTCCCCGGCCCAGGCGCGCAAGCGGATCCGCCGCGAATCGCGCCAGGGGCTGGCAGCGGGGGAGGACCCCTTCCTCGACTCCTATGACGGGGACGAATCCTTCCGCAATGCCGTGGACACTGCTCCCGGCCCCGCCGCCGCAGGCGCCGACCCGGCGGCTCCTCCCACCCCGGTGCTTCCCACCATCCCCGTCCGGGAGGCCACACCGGCCAAGGGAGTCACGGAGGTCCTCGGCGAGGTCGAGTGTCTGACCCGCACCGAGGACGACTGGCAGGACGAGGGCGTGGCGGTGCCGCCCGCTTCCGCGGGCGCACCCTCGGTGCCAGGTGCGGCCGCCTCGGGCACGGAACTGGCGCCCCCGCCCGTCACCGACGAACCGGGCGACTCCTACCAGGACGCCCTGGACGCGGACCTGGCGTACGCGCTGCCCACCGAGGACTTCCTCATCAAGGGCGCCCCCCACATGACCCGCTCGGCCGTCAACGACCAGGTCGTCCAGGCCCTCCAGCAGGTCTTCGCCGAGTTCAACGTGGACGCCAAGGTCACCGGCTTCTCCCGGGGCCCCACCGTCACCCGCTACGAGGTGGTCCTGGGGCCGGGCGTGAAGGTGGACCGCCTGACGAACCTGTCGAAGAACATCGCCTACGCGGTGGCCAGCGCGGACGTGAGAATCCTGGCTCCCATTCCTGGAAAGAGCGCCATTGGCGTCGAGATTCCCAACGCCGACCGCGAAACCGTCGCCCTGGGCGACGTCCTGCGCAGCGGCGCGGCCAAACGGAACCAGCATCCGCTGGTCGTCGGGGTGGGCAAGGACGTCGAAGGCGGCTACGTCGTCACGAACCTGGCCAAGACCCCGCACCTGCTGGTGGCCGGCCAGACGGGCTCGGGCAAGTCGAGTTTCGTCAACTCGATGATCACCTCGATCATGATGCGCGCCACCCCGCGCCAGGTCCGCATGATCCTCGTGGACCCCAAGCGCGTCGAACTCACCATCTACGAGGGCATCCCCCACCTCATCTCGCCGATCATCACCGATCCGAAGAAGGCCGCGGAGGCCCTGGAGTGGGTGGTGCGAGAGATGGACGCCCGCTACGACGACTTGGCCACCTACGGCTTCAAACACGTCGACGACTTCAACAAGGCGATCGAGGCCGGACAGGTCACCGCCCTGCCGGGGCTCGACCGGAAGTTGCGGCCCTACCCGTACCTGCTGGTCGTCGTTGACGAGTTGGCGGACCTCATGATGGTGGCCCCGCGCGACGTGGAAGCCTCCATCCAGCGCATCACCCAGTTGGCGCGCGCGGCCGGCATCCACCTGGTCCTGGCCACCCAGCGTCCCTCCGTCGACGTGGTCACGGGCCTCATCAAAGCCAATGTGCCCTCCAGGTTGGCATTTGCGACCTCGTCCCTGACGGACTCGCGTACGATCCTCGACCAGCCGGGCGCTGAGAAGCTCATCGGCCAGGGTGACGCCCTGTACCTGCCGGCGGGCGCCGGCAAGCCGATGCGTGTCCAGGGTGCCTGGGTGACCGAGTCTGAGATCCACCAGGTCGTCCAGCACGTGAAGTCGCAGATGGAGGCCTCCTACAGGGAGGACGTCGTCGCCCCTGCCCAGACGAAGAAGGTTGCTGAGGACATCGGCGACGACTTGGACGACCTGCTGCAGGCGGCCGAACTGGTCGTGTCGACCCAGTTGGGCTCGACCTCGATGCTCCAACGCAAACTGCGCGTGGGATTCGCTCGCGCCGGGCGACTCATGGACCTGTTGGAGTCGCGGGGTGTCGTCGGGCCTTCGGAGGGCTCCAAGGCCCGTCAGGTGCTCGTCCAACCCGAGCAGTTGCCGGAGGTCCTGGCCATGCTGCGCGGGGAGACCCAGCCGGCTCCCGCCCCCGTGCCGCCGGCACCTGCCGAGTCCGCCTCCGGCGCCCCCGACCTCGCGTCGCCTCCGCCTCCGATGCCGCCGTCGATCCCCCCGTCGCAGGCCACGACAGAGGTCCTCGATCCGGATCCGACTCGTGTGGTTCCGCAGGTGTCCAGGGAGTCCGATCCGGCGATCCCGGTGCTCCCGGAGGATCCTTTCGTCGGCGACGAGGACGACGACCCGTACGCAGGTCACGACTTCGGTGGGGCACATCCACACTGGGTCGATGAAGAACCGGACGAGGGTGAGGACGCCTGGCAGCTGACGGGCCGGTAG